Proteins encoded together in one Desulfobulbaceae bacterium DB1 window:
- a CDS encoding transcriptional regulator translates to MHNEHIESIAGLLKTMSHPIRLKILCLLQDREMTVGDLREEVKTTNANVSQHLSILRNQGIISFRKDANFIFNRINDPRILQLIQTMRSLFCTDKKV, encoded by the coding sequence ATGCACAACGAACACATAGAATCCATTGCCGGGCTACTGAAGACCATGTCCCATCCCATCAGGCTGAAAATCCTCTGCCTCCTCCAGGACAGGGAAATGACGGTGGGCGACCTGCGGGAAGAGGTGAAGACGACAAATGCCAATGTTTCCCAGCATCTGTCCATATTGCGCAATCAAGGGATCATTTCTTTCCGCAAAGACGCAAACTTCATTTTTAACCGCATCAACGACCCGCGCATCCTGCAACTGATCCAGACCATGCGGTCGCTTTTCTGTACCGACAAAAAGGTTTGA
- a CDS encoding sulfurtransferase, which translates to MIITDWVHVFAGFFILLGLALGAEASPVFMSSYWLWLTAFVGANLFQFGFSKFCPLAFILKALGVPEKR; encoded by the coding sequence ATGATCATTACAGACTGGGTTCATGTTTTTGCCGGCTTTTTTATCCTGCTCGGCCTCGCATTGGGTGCTGAAGCAAGCCCCGTTTTCATGAGCAGTTACTGGCTGTGGCTGACAGCCTTTGTCGGCGCCAATCTCTTCCAGTTCGGCTTCTCCAAATTCTGCCCCCTTGCCTTCATCCTCAAGGCCCTCGGCGTCCCGGAAAAACGGTAA
- a CDS encoding dethiobiotin synthase, with protein sequence MGKKTMDKALLIAGTGTGVGKTVVSALLLGFLLKKGIRVSYQKWVSTGGEMPEDLVYCLEKNNLPFCGERLDSQVLFRFRMPASPHLAAEREGRRVDPERIKTAFWRAVLENDLLLVEGVGGVMVPLRRDLLLCDFLPQFQMPVLIVARSGLGTINHTLLTIESLRHRNIPLLGVVFSDEECGMAADDPLVADNLRIIGELGGLEVFGRLPRFADYTRLQEAFVPVGERIGQRIFSGLAAERSRGDRQGDPG encoded by the coding sequence ATGGGAAAGAAAACAATGGATAAGGCCCTGCTCATAGCAGGAACCGGCACCGGGGTGGGCAAAACCGTGGTCAGCGCCTTGCTGCTTGGTTTTCTGCTGAAAAAAGGGATCAGGGTCTCCTATCAGAAATGGGTGAGCACCGGCGGAGAGATGCCGGAGGATCTGGTTTACTGCCTGGAAAAGAATAATCTGCCTTTTTGCGGGGAGAGGCTCGACAGCCAGGTGCTGTTTCGCTTCCGAATGCCGGCTTCTCCTCATTTGGCGGCGGAACGGGAAGGCCGGCGGGTTGATCCGGAGCGGATCAAAACCGCCTTTTGGCGGGCGGTTCTGGAAAACGATCTGCTGTTGGTTGAGGGGGTGGGCGGGGTGATGGTGCCTCTGCGGCGGGATCTGCTGCTTTGCGACTTCCTGCCGCAGTTTCAGATGCCTGTGCTGATCGTCGCCCGCAGCGGCCTGGGCACCATCAATCATACCCTGCTCACCATCGAGTCGTTGCGGCACCGCAATATCCCTTTGCTTGGGGTGGTCTTTTCCGATGAGGAGTGCGGCATGGCGGCGGATGATCCGCTGGTTGCCGATAATCTGCGGATCATCGGCGAGCTTGGCGGGCTTGAGGTTTTCGGCAGGCTGCCCCGTTTTGCGGATTATACTCGGCTGCAAGAGGCGTTTGTGCCTGTCGGTGAACGGATCGGGCAAAGAATTTTTTCCGGCCTGGCCGCAGAGCGATCACGCGGTGATCGGCAGGGCGATCCGGGATAA